A DNA window from Loxodonta africana isolate mLoxAfr1 chromosome 7, mLoxAfr1.hap2, whole genome shotgun sequence contains the following coding sequences:
- the LOC100657443 gene encoding olfactory receptor 10A3-like yields the protein MKRQNQSSVVEFILLGFSKFPELQEQLFGIFLVIYLVTLIGNATIIVVISLDQSLHVPMYLFLQNLSVVEVSFSGVIMPEMLVVLSTEKATISFAGCFAQMYFILLFGGTECILLGATAYDRYAAICHPLSYPMIMNKRVFMKLVTFSWALGFSMTTLQTPWVFSFPFCGPNEINHLSCETPPVLELVCADTFLFEIYAFTGTVLIILVPFLLILLSYIRILFAILKMPSTTGRQKAFSTCASHLTSVTLFYGTAIMTYLQPKSSYSPETKKLMSLSYSLLTPLLNPLIYSLRNSEMKRAFMKLWRRKVVAHTL from the coding sequence ATGAAAAGGCAAAACCAAAGCTCTGTGGTTGAATTCATTCTCTTGGGATTTTCTAAATTTCCTGAACTCCAAGAGCAGCTCTTTGGAATCTTCTTGGTTATTTATCTGGTGACCTTGATAGGAAATGCCACCATCATCGTTGTCATCTCCCTGGACCAGAGCCTTCATGTTCCCATGTACCTGTTCCTCCAGAACTTATCTGTGGTGGAAGTGAGTTTCAGTGGAGTTATTATGCCTGAAATGCTGGTGGTCCTCTCCACAGAGAAAGCGACTATTTCTTTTGCTGGCTGTTTTGCACAGATgtatttcattcttctttttggtGGGACAGAATGTATTCTCCTGGGGGCAACGGCTTATGACCGATACGCTGCTATCTGCCATCCTCTGAGCTACCCAATGATTATGAACAAAAGGGTTTTTATGAAGTTAGTTACATTCTCATGGGCTTTAGGTTTCTCAATGACTACCCTACAAACCCCAtgggtttttagttttcctttttgtGGCCCCAATGAAATTAATCATCTTTCTTGTGAAACCCCTCCAGTGCTAGAGCTTGTGTGTGCGGACACATTTTTGTTTGAAATCTATGCATTCACAGGCACTGTTTTAATTATTCTGGTTCCTTTCTTGCTGATACTTTTGTCCTATATTCGAATCCTCTTTGCCATCCTGAAGATGCCATCAACCACTGGGAGGCAAAAGGCATTTTCCACCTGTGCCTCTCATCTCACATCTGTGACCCTCTTCTATGGCACAGCCATTATGACTTATTTACAACCAAAATCCAGCTACTCACCAGAAACCAAGAAATTGATGTCACTGTCTTATTCATTGCTTACCCCTTTGCTGAATCCACTGATCTACAGCTTGCGAAATAGTGAGATGAAAAGAGCTTTCATGAAATTATGGAGAAGAAAAGTGGTTGCGCACACACTCTGA